A genomic region of Cannabis sativa cultivar Pink pepper isolate KNU-18-1 chromosome 1, ASM2916894v1, whole genome shotgun sequence contains the following coding sequences:
- the LOC115715662 gene encoding peroxidase P7, whose product MGSFNSLDLIMILIVATAFLLGANGNKLTPLHYSQTCPQALSIVKGEVAAAIESETRIGASLLRLHFHDCFVNGCDGSILLDDTANFVGEKTAAPNNNSVRGYEVVDHIKAKLEKACPGVVSCADILAIAARDSVVHLGGPSWKVKLGRRDSTTASRSLANTSIPSPISNISRLISSFSSQGLSLKNLVALSGSHTIGMAKCTSFRARIYNDTNTIEASFAKSFQRKCPANGNNGDNLAELDHQTPTHFDNLYFKNLLKKKGLLHSDQALFNGTSSVDSLVKRYANNNEAFFKAFAMGMIKMGNISPLTGNKGQVRVNCRKVN is encoded by the exons ATGGGTTCTTTCAACTCCCTTGATCTGATAATGATCTTAATCGTTGCCACTGCATTTCTTCTTGGTGCTAATGGCAACAAGCTAACTCCACTTCACTACTCCCAAACATGTCCTCAAGCATTGTCCATTGTCAAGGGCGAAGTAGCTGCAGCTATAGAAAGCGAAACACGAATCGGTGCTTCCTTACTCCGACTTCATTTCCATGACTGTTTTGTCAAT GGCTGTGATGGATCTATTTTGCTAGATGATACGGCCAACTTTGTGGGAGAAAAAACAGCAGCTCCCAACAACAACTCGGTCAGAGGGTACGAAGTGGTCGACCACATTAAGGCCAAGCTTGAGAAAGCCTGCCCGGGAGTAGTGTCATGTGCTGATATACTAGCCATTGCTGCTCGTGATTCTGTTGTTCAT CTAGGAGGTCCTTCCTGGAAAGTTAAGTTGGGAAGAAGAGACTCAACCACTGCCAGTAGGAGCCTTGCAAACACATCTATTCCCTCACCAATCTCTAACATAAGTCGTCTTATATCAAGTTTCTCTTCACAAGGGCTTTCCTTAAAGAACTTGGTAGCTCTCTCAG GTTCTCACACCATTGGTATGGCTAAATGCACATCATTCAGGGCACGCATCTACAACGACACAAACACCATCGAAGCCTCTTTCGCCAAGTCATTCCAGAGAAAGTGTCCAGCAAATGGGAATAACGGTGACAACCTTGCTGAACTTGATCACCAAACTCCAACTCATTTTGATAACCTTTACTTCAAGAACTTGCTGAAAAAGAAGGGTCTTCTACATTCAGATCAAGCTCTCTTCAATGGGACTTCTTCTGTTGATTCTCTGGTTAAAAGATACGCAAACAACAACGAGGCATTTTTCAAGGCCTTCGCTATGGGTATGATCAAAATGGGAAACATAAGTCCTCTTACGGGAAACAAAGGCCAAGTCAGAGTTAATTGCAGAAAAGTCAACTAG